The following is a genomic window from Alkaliphilus sp. B6464.
CTTATGATAAAAGTATGCTACTAAGGTATCTCCATGATGTTGCTCAATAAAGGCTCTTACTTCAACTGGTAGTTTATGTTTTTTAGCAAGCTCAATACCATCCTTAACATGATCCGTAATTATGGTGGCGCTTAATGAAGGATTTAGCTTATCATGTGGATTATCGGATGTCAATTGATTTTCTTTAAAAAAGTAAGGTCGTCTAGTTTTCCCAATATCGTGATAAAAAGCTCCTACCCTAGCTAATAAAGAGTTACCTCCTATTGCATCAACTGCAGATTCACTTAAATTTCCTACTATAATGCTATGATGATAGGTGCCTGGTGCTTCCAACAATAGTTTCTTTAACAAAGGTTGATTTGGATTTGATAATTCCAATAGCTTTAGTGGTGTTACTACGTTAAATACGGATTCCCATAGCGGTAATGACCCTACTGTGACTATAGAAGAAAATAACCCGTTTAATAGTCCATAGAAACCAAAAGTAAGCGTCTGCATTATTTCGCTACTGTTTATAAATCCAATTCCGACAATTGTAATCATATTAATTATACTTACAGCAATTCCAGATATAAAAATATTTGCTCTCTGTTGTGTATTTACAACACTAAATGCTCCAACTGTTCCGCCAATTAATGCCATGGCCATAAAAATAGTATTATTGCCTGTAATAATACTTATTAATACTGTTAGACATAGATTAATAAGCAAGGCTAATCTAGATTCAATTAAAATAGATAAAAGCATAGAGCAAGCAGCTACTGGAATTAAGTAAATGGAGATTCCTTGTATTACTTTAGATATTATTAGTGTAGAAATAAAAATGATATATATCATCAAAAGTCTTCCTGGTCTTTCTAACAAATCCTTATTAAATACAGCCATATATCCGATAATTAATAGTTCAATTACTAAAGCTATAGCTGCAATTCCTATATATAAAACAAAATCAACTTTACTTTCATCATTTAAAACCCCTAAATCTCGTAATAGTTCTAGTCTATCGAAGGTGATGACTTCCCCTTCTCTCAGAATACTATCTCCTTTTTTAATTATTATCTTATCCACATTCTCCCTTGCCATTTCTATCTTACTATTTGTAGCATCCTCATCTAGAAACTTATTTGGACGAATTGTGGCATAAACTATAGAAATAGCTAAATCCTTTAACTCAGCTTCAAATTCATTCAGATTAGTTATATATTCTTTAATACTGTTCTTTTGTTTCTGAAGATCTTCAACATCAATACCAACATTCATATTTTGTGCTACTATTTCATTAATATAGCTTTCTAAATACTTTAACTGATCTATAGGGGCAGTTATTGCAGTCTTTACATTAACTGTTCCTATATTAAGATCATTTTCAGAATTTAACTGTTCTATTTTTTCTAATTCCGTTAATTCTTCATCATTACGAAGCTTATATACTAATAAAAAGAACTTTTCAATATCCTTATTAACTTCTACACGAACACCTGGATTTAACTTATAAACTGGTTCTATTCCTTCAACTGCTTTTTGTCTTACACGCTCTGTATTAAACTTATCCTCTATATCTTTTGGAGAATATATATCTACAGGTGCTCTTTGGCCAATTACTAAGTCGAATTTTTCTGGTCTTAAGCTTGTCACTAATATAGCAAATAAACTGATAAAAAAAAGTAATGCTAGAAGAAATTTTTTAATTGATTTTTTTCGAAAAAAACCCTCAACAGAACTTCTCATATTCTTTCCCCCCTTAACACTATAATTCCAGTGTTAAAATACTATTTTTCTTTTTGTACCCTCATTTGACTTTTACTATCATATTCATCATAAGCTTTAACTATTTTTTGAACTAATTGATGTCTTACAACATCCTTTCCTGTTAAATATGAGAATCCAATTTCCTCGACATTTTTCAGAACCTGTTCAGCATGCTTCAAACCAGAATGTTTCCCTTTTGGAAGATCTATTTGGGTAATATCTCCTGTTACTATAGCCTTCGATCCAAAACCAAAGCGTGTTAAAAACATTTTCATTTGCTCCTTAGTAGTGTTTTGAGCCTCATCTAAAATAATAAAGGAGTTATCTAATGTTCGTCCTCTCATATATGCTAGTGGTGCTACTTCTATCATACCTCTCTCCATATACTTTTGAAACCTTTCAGAACCAAGAATATCAAAAAGTGCATCATATAAAGGCCTTAAATATGGATCTACCTTGTCCTTTAAATCACCAGGTAGAAAACCTAAACTTTCACCAGCCTCTACAGCAGGTCTTGTTAAAATTATTCTATTTACTTCTTCGTTTTTAAATGCTTTTACCGCCATAGTTACTGCTAAGTATGTTTTGCCAGTACCAGCGGGGCCTATACCAAAGGTTAAATCTTTAGATTGTATTTGTTCGATATATTTTTTCTGTCCTATGGTTTTTGGCTTAATAGGTTTGCCTCTATCAGTAACAAATATTACATCACTCGCTAAAGATTGTATTTTCTCATGTTCTCCATCCAATAGCAAACTTATTGCATATGATATATTTTGTATTGTAAGATGCTCGTTACGGTCTACTACCTCCATTAATTGCTCTATTAATTTCTCGCCTAATAGAACTTCTTTTTCATCTCCAATAATTAAAATATCTCCATCTCTTTGTACAATATCTACCTTTAAATGTTGTTGAACAAGCTTTATATTTTCATCGAAATTACCAAATAATTCTTTAATAAACTTTTGTTCCTTAATTTCTATCTTCTTTTGAAATTTGTTTTCCAATAATTAGTCCTCCCCAATCTGTAATGTCTTTTGCTCTGCAATATTTTCTAAAACCTCTATAATAACCTTACCATATAAAATATCATCTTGGATAGTAAAGTCAATCTGTGTATTTAAAATTTTAGCATCTAAAGGTATATCTTCTAAAAGCTTATTTATAGCCTCCTTATGAATATCATTTTTTGCCTGAATTTCATCAATTCTTTCCTCAAATTGAATTGCCTCATAATAGTCCTCTGTTATTATTTCGACAGGTAACCCTATATTCCTCCATTGAAAGGGCCTTTTAGATTTTTTTTCAACTATATAAACATTATAAGGTATATCTCCCTTATTAAAAGAAAGCTCTATGCTACCAAAATTAAAAGTCCGCTTTTTAAATTTTTGCCCTGTTTTATCTTTTTTAATCTCAATAAGGTTTTTACTTTCGGTTGTTTCGTAGTATGTTTTAGCATATACTTCTCCATAGGAATGAACAAACATAGGTTCATCCATATTTTCTCTCTGAACTACTCCATTAATCAACATATCACCTTTGGTAACAATATCTCCTTCTTCAACCACAGCGTCTCCATTTCTTGCTATTACTTTTTCAATTACTCCATTTTTCTTAGCTATAACATTGCAAGGGGTATTTTTATCTATTTTATCTGGCGCTAGTCTTTTCTCTACTATTTCTACCTTGGCTCTAATACCTCTAACTTCAATTCCAACCCAAGCTATTTGATCTACATCTAAAATCAACTCAGTTTCAATCTCCTTTAAATTAACAAGGTATTTATTTGTACCTGGCTTTAATCCTAGTTCATTTAAACTAGATATTATTTCACTCTTTTCTAATTCTTCGTTACCAATTATTTCTATGGAAAAAATAAATGTCGAAGAAAAAACTAGAATTAGGAAACAAAAAAATGCTCCTACTAAAAGCATTTTTCTTTTTTTGAGTTTGTGTACCCAAAAAGGATACCCATTTTTTTTATGTATGGACACCCTACAACCTGCTCTTTTTACGATGTTTCTCAATTCTTTAAATCCTTGAATACCTATCTTTGCTTCTAGTGTAGTGTAGTTAATCCTCTTAATATCCCATAGATAAATACCTCTGGCTATACACATATTTATAAATCTTTCTAGTGCTAAACCTTCTACTTTTACAATTACGTAGCCTCTCATATAATTCCATAACTTTAATACTAACAATGTATCCACCCCTCAATCAATAAATTCTACCTGATTGATCTCTCCTATAATAACAATCTCTTCTGTAATAATGTTTTTCAACATTAGATCTTTACCTATAATACGTAATACTCCATTTTTAGTATTAATTCTTATCCTATTATTTGTATACTCTAATATACCTTTATGATTTTCTATATATATTTGGAGATTACCAACCATTATAATTTTAGGCAAATCAAGTATAATATCCTTTGGTAACTCTAAAATTTCAGCTAGACTTTTTTTAATTTCTTCATTTTTTTTCATTTGGCATACCTCCCATATATTCAATTTTTATGCTTACAACTATTTCATTAGACCTGTTTTAAAGACAAAATTTGTCTGTTGCTACTATATAATTTATACTTTTTTAGCAATCGAGTAGGAGGAAAATAATTATTTTATTTTCCGTCCTCTCACACCACCGTACGTACGGTTCCGTATACGGCGGTTCATTAAGTTAATTGCATTTTCTGATACCTAGCCGATAGGCTCTGGTAAGAAATTGATTCGAGATATTTGTTGGTAAGACTTCTAGATAGGATTGGGCTATTGGCTATACGCCAGTAGCCTTTTCTTGTATTTCCCCATTCATAGGCCTTGTATTTAAGTACGCCTAATGATATTAGATTCTTAATCTTAGTTCTTGGCTTTTTCCATTGTTTCCATATGCACATTCTCAATCTTCTTCTTATCCATTCATCAAGTTCTTGCATAATTCCCTTTGCTTTCGCAATAGAAAAGTAGTTAACCCATCCTGTAGTAATCTGGTTGAGTCTTCTAATCCTATCTTCTATGCTTATACTATAACTTCTTGACGTGATCTTCCTAACTTTATCTTTAAATCTTTTAATAGATTTATCATGGATTCGGATATTGTATTTTCCCCATAAATTGTAGAATGAAAAACCTAAGAATTTTCTTCTAGTAGGTTTATCTACTGCACTTTTCTCTTTATTTACTTTTAACTTTAGTTTATTTTCAAGGAAATTTGTTACGCTGTCCATAACTCTTTGTCCTGCTCTTTTTGACTTTACGAATATATTACAGTGAGTAGACCTAAGGAACCTCCCCTTAAGTCCCTCTCAGAACCGTACGTGAACCTCTCAGCTCATACGGCTCCCATTATCCAGCCGATGGTAATATTCCAAACCTCCAGTGTGCAAACAGATTCTTATCACGCCTTGCTATTATACCAAGCCAATACTCAGCACGTCGCCTTGACCCTCGCTTCTTATATTTTCTACGAACCCAGTTAACAAGACATCCATTGATATACCTTAATACATCGTATATCTCTGATTTGTAGAAATGCGTGTAATAATTAATCCAACCCTGTATCTTACTATTGAACATATTTGCTATATCCCATAAATCTTTGTCAGGTTTCAGTTGCAATTTCCAACTTCGGACTTCTTTCCGTATAGATTTCTTTGCTTTCTCGCCAATAGCTGGAAGAAAGTTTGTAAAGAATTTTCCATACTTATTCTTTGCATGTCTTGGTCTGAATGTATACCCTAAAAAGTCAAAAGATGTATATTCATGATTCCCCTTTCGGTCTTCATCTTTACAATACACGGTTCTTGTCTTTTCTAAGTTCAATCCAAGTCCAAACATCAGAAATCGCTCTTCTAATCTTCGTTGAAGATACTTCGCCTGCTTTAAAGATACGCAATGTGCTATTCCATCATCTGCGTATCTTGCCCAAGGTATTGTTGGAAACTGTTTTGTCATAAAGTCATCAAATACATAGTGTAGAAACAAGTTTGAGAGTACTGGACTGATTACCCCACCTTGTGGTGTACCAGAAGTTCTTTCGATGACTGTTCCATCCTCCATTTGAAATGGTACAACCAGCCAGCGTTTAATATACATAATTATCCATGCTTCTTCTGTATGCCGACTTACCATTTCTATTAGGTAATCATGCCGTATATTATCGAAAAGACCTTTAATATCAAATTCTAACACCCAATCTTTTCTCCAACATCTTTCTCTTGTGATCTCCAATGCTTGTATCGCTGATTTATTCGGTCTATATCCATAGGAATCCTCATAGAATATTGGTTCTACACAGGGTTCAAAGTACATTTTAGCCACCATTTGTGCAACCCTATCTTCTACTGTTGGTATTCCTAAGATACGAGTCCCTCCATTTTTCTTAGGTATTGCTACTGCCCTTACAGGTTTGGGGAAGTAACTCCCTGATGACATCCTATTCCAGATTTTGTATAGATTATTATTTAGATTCTTCTCAAAATCTTCAATTGATTGTTCATCGACTCCGTATGTTCCCTTGTTTGCTTTCACCTTTTCGTAGGCTTCTTTCACTTTCCATTTTGAAATATTATATGGCTTTGTTTCTTGCATAAGCTCCTCCTCCTTTCAAAGTTGACTTATTCTTGAAACTGAATAACTCGGGTTCTTCACTCCATTCCCATTACAGAAACTTCCTCACTACTACAACCCAATCTGCCCCCATGACTGCATTGGTACTCTTATCTTGCGGTTCTTCCGCTTGATATACTCCCTTGACATCAGTCCGTGGGTTCCCACGTTCCGTACAGACGCCTGTATTAAGTTCATGCCACCTTTATGCCGCCCACCATCTAGGCAGTAAACAGGTTTCCCCTAGACTTATCCCAGATTAACGACAACCCCCTGGTTTTGATGGAATCTCTACGCTTTCGACATTTTCGTAAGTGGTTCACTTGCTCGTTCATCTCCTTAATACGCACTTGACAGTTTAGATACTGCCTTTTCCTTAACGCTCAATACCATGGCTTTTGACCACAGCACCTTAAGGTAGTTTGAAACCTCCACCTGTATGGCGATTTCGGCGGGCCTACCGCCATCATCTGCACAGCATAGCTGTCTTCAAGTAGCTACGCTACTTGGACACGCCTTCGTGGCGCACAATCATCAGCGTATCTACAGAATTTGTGTCCTCTCTTCTCCAGTTCTTTATCTAAGTCATCTAAAAGGATATTTGCTAGAAGTGGACTTAATGGCCCTCCCTGCGGGGTGCCTTCTTCGCTTCTTACAACTATTCCATTTAGCATAATACCTGACTGCAAGTAAAGTCTAATCAGTTTTAGAACTCTCTTGTCTTTGATTTTCTTGGACACTCTGTGCATTAATATGTCATGGTTAACCTTGTCAAAGAATTTCTCAAGGTCCATATCTATCGCATATTTATATCCTTGATTCATATATTCTTTCGCCTGTTTCACAGCATCATGCCCACTTCTTCCTGGTCTAAAACCAAAGCTGTTATTAGAAAAGCAAGGGTCAAATATATTCGTTAAGGTTTGTGCTATGGCTTGCTGGATTAACCTATCTAATACAGTAGGTATTCCTAAAAGTCTCATACCTCCATCTGGTTTAGGTATCTCGACTCTTCTTACAGCACTGGGTTTATATCTACCCTTTGAGATACTATCTTTAATAGATAGTCAGTTTTGTTTTAGGAAAGGTCGAAGTTCATCAACCTTCATTCTATCCACTCCGTAGCTACCTTTATTCTTTTCTACTCTTTTAAGAGCAGATAGCATATTATCTCTAGATAGTATCCTTTCCATGAGATTATCTGAAGCTGCACTGGATGTTTCATTTGTAGATGTCACTGATATACTAGGCACTCCGTGCATACCTTTAGTTTCCAACTTATTCTTTGCACTAGAGTCTTCATACGAAGTTTTCTGCTGTCGTTGTATATCTATTGAATCCTTCAAAATCTTCATCCTCCTTAATGTTCAGTCCTTCCTTATCTATTCATGACTAGATAAGTACTATGACCTCTGCTGACTTCTCAAGATTCAGCTATACATCACTATATAGGTTGTTATTTCAAAATGCATTTCCATAACATATCCTTGAGACCTCCCCAGGTAGGAGCGATAACCTTCATCTCATATATCTGCCACATTTACTCCTTGAGATTCGGGTAGTGTTGGACTTCGTTTTGAATAGCAAACTCGTCCGTCCCAAGTAAGCCTTATATGTGGTTTGTGTTCCTCAGACCAAGACTTTGCCTAGGGCTTCCTTCAGATTCCACCTCGCGATGGACACCCTTGCCTTCGGCTAGTGGTTCCCACTACCAAGCCCACAGCGGACTCTCACCGCCAAGTTATCGCCCATGCTGGGCACACTATAAAAAAAAGATAGGACTTAGTCCTATCTTCTTAAGCTCTTTGGTTTTTGCAAAATCTCTGACATTATAACTCCTTGAATAATAGATTCTCTATTAAATTCAATAGGTATTTCCTCTTTTCCTATTTCTTTACCATATATACCACCTTTATAGTCTTTAGAACCATCTTTGAAGGTAGTATTTAGAGTTTCTATCTCATTCTCTCTTTTAAGATCATCCTCGTTTATAATATTCTGTTGAGAAGTGGAAGAGGATTGCTTTTTTTCCGTATCTCCAAAATTTTTATCAAATTCTACTTTTAGTTCGTTGAATAAATCTTCTAAGCCACCTGAAAAAGTTTTTCTTCTAGTTTCACTAGTATTAGATGCCTTTTTAACAGTTCTTTGGGCAGGGCTAGGCTTATTAGGTTGTACTTGTCTCTTTGCCACCTTTTTATCTTTATTAAATAATGAGGTTATAAATATAATAGCAATAAAGCCTATTATAGATCCAAAGTCCATATAATCACTTCCTTTGTCAAGAAAAAACTAGTTTTTTATTTCATTAAATCTTTTCCTGCCCCTTTATCTTCATTTTTGCTGATTTTTGCAATAGACTCTCTCATACCGGTGTCAGCTACTACATTTTGTAGGTTATAATAGTCCATTACTCCTATTTTACCCTCTCTTAAAGCTGATGCCATTGCCTTTGGCACTTCAGCCTCTGATTCAACAACTTTAGCCTTCATTTCCTCTACAGCAGCCCTCATTTCTTGTTCCTTAGCTACTGCCATTGCCCTTCTTTCTTCTGCTTTAGCTTGAGCGATTCGTTTATCTGCCTCTGCTTGGTCTGTTTGTAATTGTGCACCAATATTTCTTCCTACATCTATGTCCGCAATATCAATAGATAAAATTTCAAATGCAGTACCCGCATCTAATCCTTTCCCTAAAACTGTTCTAGAAATTAAATCAGGGTTCTCTAACACATCTTTGTGAGATGCAGCCGAACCTACAGTTGTAACAATACCCTCACCAACTCTGGCAATAATTGTTTCTTCACCAGCTCCCCCAACAAGTCTTTCAATATTTGCTCGCACTGTTACTCTAGCCTTAACCATTACTTCGATACCATCTTTTGCAACTGCTGCTATTTTAGGAGTTTCAATAACCTTTGGATTAACACTTACTTGAACAGCTTCTAAAACATTTCTACCTGCTAGATCAATTGCAGCAGCCCTTTCAAACTCAAGGCCAAGTTCTGCTCTTTGAGCTGCTATTAATGCATCTACTAGGCTATTTACATCTCCACCAGCTAAATAATGTGCCTCAAGATTATCTATGTCTAGATTTAACCCTGCTTTAGTGGCTTTAATTAAGGGATTAACAATACGGCTTGGTTGAACCCTTCTAAATCTCATTCCAACTAAAGTGAAAATACCTACCTTAACTCCCGAGAAAAAAGCTGTGATCCATAAACCTACTGGTATAAAACTTAAAATAATTGAAAGTACAATAAATACAACTGCAATTGCAACAATTAAAAATACTATTTCTGGCATAAGACCCCTCCTAATTAATTTTTTGAACTACTATTCTGCTACCTTCTATTCTACTAATCTTTACTAAATCCTCTTTTTCTATAAATTGACCTTCAGAAACTACATCTAATAACTCTCCATCTATGGATATTGTGCCCGATGGTCTAAGTGGAGTAGTTACTATACCAGTTTGCCCTATATACTTACTATAATCCACAAATGAAGTATATCCTTTTTCTTTATCTAATTTAGTGTTTAGTACTATACGATTAAAATGCTTATTTTTAGGAGCATATTTAAAAATAAGCACCAACACAACTATAGTTAAAATCAATGAAACAAAAATAGATATTATCGCAGTAGTAACACTGCTGGATGCTAAGAAAATACTTATAGCTACACACACGATTCCACCTACACCTGCTACACCAAAACCTGGTATAAAAGCTTCTATTCCTAATAAAAGAATACCTACTAAAAATATGAAGGCAGTTATTAAACTAGTATTTCCAGCTAATATATTTCCACCAAAATATAAGGCAAAAGAGACCAAACTTACAGTCCCCCCTATACCAAAACCTGGCATAAATATTTCAACTAAAAGTCCTATAAAGCCTGCTGCTAGTAGCAAAGGTGCAATATAAACATTACTAGCAAACTTTGCTAGATGAATACTATTAGTAGTTTCTGCCATAATAATGTTACTATAGGGTAAGGATAAAGAACTTAAAATTTGGTGATAATCGCTGGCGACTATATCGGTAAATCCTAAACTTTTAGCCTCTAATGTAGTTAGATTTAGTAATCTACCTCGTTCAATAATACCAGGTATAGCTATAGATTGATCCGCCATAGCTGCTACTATATCTTCGTCCCTACCTTTTTCTTGAGCAACACTTCTGAGTATGCTAACCCAAGTAGAAAGTATCTTCTCCGTATTAGGGATAGTTTCTGCAGATCCAATAGTACTACTAGGCGCCATAGCTATAGTATCCGAAGAAATCGTTAATAAAACCCCAGCTGATTCTGCTTTCGTATTAACAAATGATATGGTAGGTATATTTGTATTTAAAATCAATTGACTTATCTTTTCAGCAGAGTCAATTCTTCCACCATAAGTATCAATTTCAAATATTACTGTAGCAGCTTTAGGATCTTTTTCTATAATGGACAGGTTATGCTCCACATATTGATATACAGCGGGAGTTATTTCTCCTTTAATTGGTATTACATATACATTCTCTCCATTTACATTTGCATTGGCCACTATAGAAAATAACAGTGTAAATATTAATATCCCTAAACAACATATTTTTTTTCTTATCATATCTCCCCTCCTCTCCTATTATATATATTCCCTTTTAATATATATTAAACTATTTTTTAACACAAAAAACAAGTTTAATAAAATTAAACCCACCTTACCATTAAATTTAGGTGGGTAATTATCTTTTAATTTTAACATCAGCAACTATCGGATAGTGATCAGATGCCCTTTCACGTATAATTCTATAGTCCTTAGCCTCTATATTTGAACTTATAAAAATATAGTCAATTCTTCTGGATACAAATGGAACTTCAAAAGTAGATATATAATTATTATTAGTTACATAACCTACATCTGTAAGCTTTTTACTTATTTCATGAACCTCTCTACTATTATACATAGCATTAAAGTCTCCAACTAAAATAACTTTGTTTGAAAGAGTGCTTAAATATTTGCTAATTGCCTGTACTTGAACTAGTCTTTCCGAAGCAGTTAATCCTAGATGGGTGTTCAAAAAGTTTATTTTTTGCTCATTTATATCTATTACTGCTGATAATAATCCCCTTTGTTCTCTCCCACTTGGTATTTTAAAATTCTCATATGATACTATTGGATATTTACTTAATATACCATTTCCATACTTTGCGCCAATTATATTTACATTATCCCCATATACATAATTCATAGATAATTTATCTGCTAAATATTTTAATTGATTTTGAAATCTCGAACGAGCAAAGTTTGAATCTACTTCTTGTAATCCAATAATATCAGCTTCACTATCTTTAATAATATTGGCTATTTGATCCAGTGTATAAATTCCTAAGAGATTTTTACCATGATGAATGTTATATGACATAATTTTCAACTCTTCTATCCCACTCTCTTTAAAAGATGTGCCTCTATCTAAATTTACTTCTTGTGTTTGTAAATTAATAAATTCAAAAGATCGCGGATGTTCTGTTTCATTATATAACGAGCTTATTAAATCTATTGAAGGCTACAGAATCCTTTGTAATGTAAAAAATATTATTATTATTCTTAGCATTATCCTCTAATCTTAGTACAGGATTTGTTAAAGAAACGGAATGAGTCATTTGTTTATTTTCATCAAATACATCAAATGTAATGCTCTTAATATTGGTTAGTGCAATAACTTCGAGATGAGATATACCTTCATCATAAACAAAGAGTGTACTATATTGGTATTTTATACAAAATAAATAAACCCGGATATAATCCGGGTTAGTCTTTTACTATTGTAAAATCTTTCTTACTATTTGATTAACTACTTTTCCATCAGTTCTGCCTTTTAATTTAGGCATTGCTGTAGCCATTATTTTTCCCATATCTTTCATAGAGGTAGCACCGGTATCGGCAATAACCTCCTTAATTATTGTTTCAATTTCTTCCTCTGACAATTGTTCAGGTAAGTATTCCATAAGCACATCTACTTCTTGTGCCGCTTGTTCAACTAAGTCTGCTCGACCACCCTTTTCAAACTCTTCAATGGAATCTCTTCGTTGTTTTGCTTGCTTAGAGATTATTTCAATAACTTCTTCATCTGTAAGCTCAACCCTTTTATCCACTTCTATTTGTTTTATGTCAGCACGAATCATTGTAATAACATTTTTTCGAAGTTGGTTTTTATTCTTCATGGCATTTTTTAATTCGTCAGCTAATCTCTCTTTGAGGGACATTTTATTTTCACCTCTACCTTAAGAAACCCTAGTCAAATAACTAGAATTTGCTTTTATTTCTTCGTGCGGCTTCAGCCTTTTTCTTACGCTTTACACTAGGCTTTTCATAGTGCTCTCTTTTTCTTACTTCTGATAAAATACCAGACTTAGCGCACTGTCTTTTAAATCTACGAAGAGCATTATCTAGTGATTCATTATCTCTTATTTTTATCTCTGACATCTTACTTTCCCTCCCTCCGCTAGCAAGCGCTGTGCTTTATCTATAGCAACATAATGGCTATATTGCAAGTGGGATTTAACAATACTTAGTTATTATACATTAAAATTTCAACTTATGCAATAGCTATTTTTTAACCTGGAGGCCACTGAAGTTGCCTTCCACCTAAAAGGTGAAAATGCAAATGGTTCACTGTTTGACCGCCGTTGCTACCGCAGTTGTTTACAATTCTAAATCCCTCTTGCTCTAAATCAAATTGCCTAGCTAAATGTCCTATAGCGGCGAAGATTTCGGGAATAATAATTTTACCATCCTCTTCCGTTACATCCATAGTAGTTGGAATATGCTTTTTAGGTACAATAAGCAGGTGTATAGGTGCTTCAGGATTAATATCCTCAAAAGCTATTACATGTTCATTTTCATAGACTAAGGTAGATGGAATTTCCCCCTCTATTATCTTACAAAAAATACAATTTGACATCAATTACACCTCCTTACTGTTCGTCTATATCTATTTTTATTCAACATAAAATTAGAAATTCCTCTTTTAAAAACTATTTCTTTTCTCCTAAAATATAATCTTGTCTTAGTTCTTTAAGGGTAACTATATCTAATTCGCCTTCTTTTACATCATTAGCAGGAGCTAGAATCTTTAAATAGTTATCAGTATATCCCTCGACATAGCCAGTAACATCTTTCGAAAGTGCTTCAAATAAAACCTTCTTATTTCTACCTATAAACATAGTACGATAATTGTCTTTTAATTGTTCCCCTAATTCAATTAATTTTTCACTACGATAGTGTTTTATTAGACCATCCACTTGATTTGTATATTTTGCCGCCGGTGTTCCAGTTCTAGGTGAATATTTGAAAACATGAATTTCACTAAATTCAATTTCTTTTACGAAATTATAAGTTATATTGAATTCTTCGTCGGTTTCTCCCGGGAAACCTACAATGATATCTGTAGTTAAGGCTACTTCAGGATATACGGTTCTAATTCTGTTAACGATTTCCTTATATTCCTCTGCTGTATACTTTCGATTCATTCTT
Proteins encoded in this region:
- the rpsU gene encoding 30S ribosomal protein S21, which gives rise to MSEIKIRDNESLDNALRRFKRQCAKSGILSEVRKREHYEKPSVKRKKKAEAARRNKSKF
- a CDS encoding histidine triad nucleotide-binding protein yields the protein MSNCIFCKIIEGEIPSTLVYENEHVIAFEDINPEAPIHLLIVPKKHIPTTMDVTEEDGKIIIPEIFAAIGHLARQFDLEQEGFRIVNNCGSNGGQTVNHLHFHLLGGRQLQWPPG